The sequence TTAATATTGAATCAAGTCAGGAACCAGGAAACAGCGGCTCAGTATTTCGCGTAAAGTTGCCGGTAAATGCTTAAAAGAAATAAAATGAAACGCGATAAATATAAAAACCTGCGCTACCGGTTAATGGAAACAGAAACGTGGCCGCTGAAGTATATGTTTAAGTTTATTACACCGAATGAAGATGGCAAGGTTGAACAGATAAAAGCCTTATTACCAGAGAAAGGTGAGGTGACATTTAAGCATACCGCAAACCTGAAGCACGTATCGCTAACATGTGTTGCCTTGATGGAAACGGCAGACCAGATTATCGAGATTACCGAAAAAGTGGATGAAATTGATGGAGTAATCGTGTTGTAAAATAATTAACCGATAATCTGCTATTACAGAATGCCGGTTTTTTGTCTGTAAACTTTAATTACATACTTCGCTGAAGTAGGTAAAATTAATCGAAATCACTTATTTAGCCTTTTAATTTTTTTTCGAATAGATTATCAGCTGCCTGTTAATTGTTCCATTTAATTTATACATCCAATTGATTGTAATAAAAGAAAAATTTCAATTAAGAACCAGGTCCTGAATATAAGAGCCAGAGCGGGATTATAGATAAGTTATAGGAGTACTTGCAATTGTATTTTTTTATGAAGTATTAATTTTTTAATTTGCGAGTACCTAATTCAATGAAAACTAACGAAACCAATACTAAACTGTTATTGCGTCTTAAGCAAGACGACAAAGTTGCGTTTTACAAAATTTATGTAAAATACAGTAAGCGATTATACAGCTTTGTCTATCCCTTTATAAAACAAGAAGCAGATACAGAGGAAATCGTTCAGGAGGTGTTTCTGAAAATATGGGAAAAGAGAAAAAAGATTGATGCTTATGCTTCTTTCGAATCGTTTTTGTTTACCATTGCTTACAATTCAACCATCAGTCTTTTTCGTAAACGCATCAACGAAAAAAAGTACCTCGAGCATCTTTATGCATTACAAAACGAGAAAAAAGCCCCTGAATTGATTGATGAAATTCAGTTTAACGACTTAAAAGATCAAGTCAGCAACTTAATTGAGGGATTAACTCCGCGACAAAAACAAATCTATCAACTGAGTCGCGAATCAGGATTGACTTACCAGGAGATCGCAAAAAAATTGAATATATCGGCTACTACGGTTAAAAAACATATGGCAAACACTTTGTCGTTTTTAAAGTCAAATTTGCAAACCAATATGATAGCCGCTTTTCTTTACGTACATCTTTTTTTATAATTTTTTTATTTCGCATACTCCCATACACCAGCATAAACGTATTACTTGTAGAATGAGCATAAACATGGTGCTCATTAAATATTTAATTTTTGAAAACAGAGCCGGAGCTTTAGCAGTGAATCGAAATGAATAAAAAGTTACTTATAAAATATCTAAATAATCAGTGTTCTCCATCAGAATTGAATGAAGTAATTTGTTGGGCAAAGGACGAGCAATTAATTGAAGAAACAAAAGAACAGGTTTTAGAGAATTGGAAAACCAACTTTAAGAATATTGAGATTGACGATAACAAGTTAAATTCAATATTTGATACTATTCAGCATAAGATTGAAGCTGATAATAGAAGGGAATTACCAACTCCAAAGGATAAATTGAATTATTCAGAAGTCTTTAAATGGATATTCAGAGCTGCAGTGATTTTGTTAATTCCTGTTCTTCTGATCTTCTCTCATACTATCTCAGATCGGAATGAAATTGCACGGAATAATACCCTGACTACGATCGATTCTTTGGAAGTAATAGCTCCATTGGGATCAAGAACTGTTGTTCAACTTTCGGATAATACTGTTATTCATCTCAATTCAGGAAGTAAAATTAAGTATCCACAGGTTTTCTCGGGAGAGCGCAGAGAGGTTACTTTAACAGGGGAAGCCTACTTTGATGTTGCACATAACAAGGATATGCCGTTTATTGTAAAAACAGAGTACCTGAATGTAAAAGTACTTGGCACTTCATTTAACCTCTTGGCATATGCAAACAAAAATACTATTGAAACAACATTGGTAAAAGGCGAAGTACAACTCGAAAATGCAAAAACAGGGGAGGAATTAGGAGTAATGCTTCCCGGGCGTCACGCAGAATTCAACATAAATGACGGAACCATAAAATCTACCATTGGAGACATTGATAAATATATTGCGTGGATTGAAGGGAAATTAATTTTCGAGGATAGTCCAATTACGGAGGTGGCAGACAAATTAAGTCGAATGTTCAATGTAGAGGTTATTGTGAAAAAAGGTATTCTGGATTATAACTACACCGTGACCTTAATTGATGAACCACTCTATCAGATTCTGGATTTGATGACAATCGCAACCCCTATAAAATATACAATATTACCCAGGACAAAGAATTCAGACGGGACGTATTCAAAACAAAGAATAATCTTGGAAAAGAAATGATAAATAATTGAAACTAACTAACTAAAAACCATTTTGCCTATGGAAAACCTAAATTAAAAAAACAGGGAAATGCGCCAACACTTCCCTGTCGAGATTAAATTTTACCCTATATAACGGTATAGGGCAGTTACAAACTAATCAACGCAAATTTATGAAAAATATCACGTGTACGTTCAGGAAAGATATTTCTCCTGGATTTAAGAAACTTATGATGATAATGAAACTAACTAACTTTCTCATCTTGATTTCAGTGGTTTCTGCCTTTGCAGGCAAAACCTATTCTCAAACAAAAACACTACAACTTTCAATGGTTAATTCTACAGTCAAAGAAGTTCTTGATGCCATTGAAGATCAAAGCGAGTTTTATTTTATGTACAGCAGTAAGGTTATTGATGTAGACCGGGAAGTATCTCTCGAGCTCGACAATAAAAAAATAGATACTGCTTTAAAATCGCTTTTTAACGGTACTGATGTTGAATACACCATCAAGGACCGGATAATTGTTTTAACTACCCCTGATGTTTTATACGACAATACTTTGATTGATCTTCAGCAAGGATCTGTTTCAGGAAAAGTAACAGATGGGGCTGGGAGACCGTTACCCGGTGTGACAGTTGTTGTAAAAGGAACCACCAAGGGTACAATTACTGATGTTGATGGCTTGTTTACAATAGTTGATATTGCTGCTGAAGATGTGTTAAAATTCTCATTTGTGGGAATGAAGATGCAGGAAATACAGGTTAACAATCAAACGCAAATTAATGTAACCATGGAAGAAGATGCCATTGGTATCGACGAAGTGGTAGCAATTGGATACGGTACTATTAAAAAGAGTGATTTAACAGGATCTGTTACATCCGTACAAACCGAAGATCTTGAAAATGTTAAAATGCAATCTATCGACCAGGCGCTGGCCGGTCGTGCAGCAGGTGTACAGGTCATTCAATCTTCGGGAGTTCCCGGATCGGCTCCTGCCGTAAGGGTGCGTGGAACAACCTCGTTACAAGGAGCAAACGAACCTCTTTATGTGGTTGACGGTTTTCCAATTTATGCAGGTGGAGGAAGCGGAAATGCTGGTACGGCAGCCGGTTCGTCAAATATTAGTGGTATTGCCAATATCAATCCTAACGATATTGAAAGTATTGAAATATTAAAAGATGCTTCAGCAACAGCTATTTACGGAGCAAGAGCTGCAAACGGTGTAATTCTTATCACAACAAAATCTGGAACAGTCGGTAATGACAAAATATCATTTTCTGCTAATTATGGATTTCAGAGTGTTACTAAA comes from uncultured Draconibacterium sp. and encodes:
- a CDS encoding DUF493 family protein, with product MKRDKYKNLRYRLMETETWPLKYMFKFITPNEDGKVEQIKALLPEKGEVTFKHTANLKHVSLTCVALMETADQIIEITEKVDEIDGVIVL
- a CDS encoding RNA polymerase sigma-70 factor — encoded protein: MKTNETNTKLLLRLKQDDKVAFYKIYVKYSKRLYSFVYPFIKQEADTEEIVQEVFLKIWEKRKKIDAYASFESFLFTIAYNSTISLFRKRINEKKYLEHLYALQNEKKAPELIDEIQFNDLKDQVSNLIEGLTPRQKQIYQLSRESGLTYQEIAKKLNISATTVKKHMANTLSFLKSNLQTNMIAAFLYVHLFL
- a CDS encoding FecR domain-containing protein, which encodes MNKKLLIKYLNNQCSPSELNEVICWAKDEQLIEETKEQVLENWKTNFKNIEIDDNKLNSIFDTIQHKIEADNRRELPTPKDKLNYSEVFKWIFRAAVILLIPVLLIFSHTISDRNEIARNNTLTTIDSLEVIAPLGSRTVVQLSDNTVIHLNSGSKIKYPQVFSGERREVTLTGEAYFDVAHNKDMPFIVKTEYLNVKVLGTSFNLLAYANKNTIETTLVKGEVQLENAKTGEELGVMLPGRHAEFNINDGTIKSTIGDIDKYIAWIEGKLIFEDSPITEVADKLSRMFNVEVIVKKGILDYNYTVTLIDEPLYQILDLMTIATPIKYTILPRTKNSDGTYSKQRIILEKK